From the Actinopolymorpha singaporensis genome, the window AGCCGTTCTCCAGCTACTTCTCCGGCAACACCATCCAGATCTGCCCGGTCGGCGCGCTGACCAGCGCGCAGTACCGCTTCCGCTCCCGCCCGTTCGACCTGGTGTCCACGCCGGGCACCTGCGAGCACTGCTCCAACGGCTGCTCGATCCGCACCGACCACCGGCGCGGCAAGGTCATGCGCCGGCTGGCCGGCGACGACCCCGAGGTCAACGAGGAGTGGATCTGCGACAAGGGCCGGTTCGCCTTCCGGTACGCCGCGACGACCGACCGCCTCACCCACCCGCTGGTCCGCGACGAGGACACCGGTGAGCTGCGGCCGGCCTCGTGGTCGGAGGCGTTCCGGGTGGCCGCCGAGGGTCTGGCCGCCGCCCGCGGCCGCGCCGGTGTGCTGACCGGCGGCCGGGTGACGCTGGAGGACGCCTACGCGTACTCCAAGTTCGCCCGGGTGGCGCTGAACACCAACAACGTCGACTTCCGTTCCCGGCCGCACTCCCACGAGGAGGCCGACTTCCTCAGCTCCGCCGTCGCCGGCACCGGCCTCGGCGTGACCTACCGCGACCTGGAGCGCGCGAGCGCGGTCCTGCTGGTCGGCCTGGAGGTCGAGGAGGAGGCGCCGATCGTCTTCCTGCGGCTGCGCAAGGCGGTCAGCAAGGGTGGCACCAAGGTCACCGCGATGGCGCCGTACACCACGTCCGGGCTGGAGAAGCTGTCCGGCACGCTGCTGCGGGCCGCGCCCGGCACGGAGGCGGAGTTCCTCGACGCCCTGCACGCCGACGGCGCGGACAGCGGTCTCGACGAGGCCGGCCGGGCCGCCGCCGAGGCGCTGCGCGGCGAGAACGCCGTGATCCTGGTCGGCTCCCGCCTGGCCGGGTCTCCCGGTGCGCTCTCGGCCGTGCTGCGGCTGGCGGAGGAGACCGGTGCGCGTCTCGCCTGGGTTCCCCGCCGGGCCGGTGAGCGCGGCGCGGTGGACGCGGGCTGCCTTCCGCACCTGCTGCCCGGTGGCCGCCCGAGCTTCGACGCGGCCGCCCGGGTCGACGTGGCCGCTGCCTGGGGCGTCGGCGACCTGCCGATCGAGCCCGGCCGCGACGCCGCGACCATGCTCACCGAGGCCGCCGAGGGTGACCTGGGTGCGCTGGTGGTCGGCGGTGTGGAGATCGACGACCTGCCCGACCCGGCCGCCGCACGCGCCGGGCTGGAGCGGGCCGGGTTCGTGGTCAGCCTGGAGCTGTCCCCGACCGAGGTCACGAAGTACGCCGACGTGGTGTTCCCGGTCGCCGCGGTGGCCGAGAAGGCCGGTTCGTTCGTCGACTGGGAGGGCCGGGCCCGCCCGTTCGAGCGGGCACTCGCCGAGGCCGGACACCAGTCCGACCTGTGGGTGCTGGCCGGCCTTGCCGACGAGCTGGACGCACCACTCGGGTTCACCACAGTCGAGGGCGCCCGCGCCGAGCTCACCGAGCTGGGCGCCTGGGACGGCGCCCGGGCGGTGCCGCCGCGGCTGCCCGCACCCGAGCCGGCCCAGCCGAGCGCGGGTGAGGCGGTCCTCGCGACCTGGCCGCAGCTGATCGACGACGGTGCCCTGCTGGCCGGGGAGCCGCACCTCGCCGGCACCGC encodes:
- a CDS encoding NADH-quinone oxidoreductase subunit G gives rise to the protein MTVQASDQTSAEVENLVTLTIDDVKVSVPKGTLVIRAAEMIGVQIPRFCDHPLLDPVGACRQCLVDIPDAGNGRGFPKPQASCTIEVAEGMVVRTQLTSGVADKAQQGIMEFLLINHPLDCPVCDKGGECPLQNQAMSNGRPESRFTEVKRTYPKPINISSQVLLDRERCVLCARCTRFSKQVAGDPFIELLERGALQQVGIYEKEPFSSYFSGNTIQICPVGALTSAQYRFRSRPFDLVSTPGTCEHCSNGCSIRTDHRRGKVMRRLAGDDPEVNEEWICDKGRFAFRYAATTDRLTHPLVRDEDTGELRPASWSEAFRVAAEGLAAARGRAGVLTGGRVTLEDAYAYSKFARVALNTNNVDFRSRPHSHEEADFLSSAVAGTGLGVTYRDLERASAVLLVGLEVEEEAPIVFLRLRKAVSKGGTKVTAMAPYTTSGLEKLSGTLLRAAPGTEAEFLDALHADGADSGLDEAGRAAAEALRGENAVILVGSRLAGSPGALSAVLRLAEETGARLAWVPRRAGERGAVDAGCLPHLLPGGRPSFDAAARVDVAAAWGVGDLPIEPGRDAATMLTEAAEGDLGALVVGGVEIDDLPDPAAARAGLERAGFVVSLELSPTEVTKYADVVFPVAAVAEKAGSFVDWEGRARPFERALAEAGHQSDLWVLAGLADELDAPLGFTTVEGARAELTELGAWDGARAVPPRLPAPEPAQPSAGEAVLATWPQLIDDGALLAGEPHLAGTARPVRARLSATTATALGVVEGDSVVVSTTRGRLNLPVEVADLPDQVVWVPTHSHGSHVYDTLGVDAGALVDVARAERVPQTVDPAATDQQSPNGSAAGSTASQGGTA